DNA from Salinispora arenicola:
GATCGCGGCCCGCCGTACCGCTGCCACCGGGCCGGCAGGCACCGGGACGGTGACGCCCAGCACGGTGTTTCAGGTCGACCTGTCGACCCTGCGGGTGCACCAGGTGCCGCTGCTGCCCGACCCCGAGTGCCCGGCCTGCGGCGACATGGTCACCGATGCACCGGAACTGGCGGCGATCGAGCTGCCCGCCACACCGAAATCGGAGCCGGGCACGTTTCGCGGCCGGGACCTGGACGACTACCCGCTGAACGTGGCGGCGTTCGCCAACCCCGTGTGCGGGGCGCTCGGCGCCAGTCTGTGGCAGGACGTCACCTCGCTGTCCACCTCCCCGGCGGTCGGCTCGTTCACCCTGCGATGTGGGCGCTTCCTGCGGGAGACGCTCTACGGTGGGCACACCGACGGCTACCGGAGCAGCGCCCGGATCGCGGTGCTGGAAGGACTGGAACGCGCCGCCGGCCTGCGCCCGCGGGGAAAACGCACCGCGGTCACCGCGACCCTGCGGGAACTGGGCGACGACGCCCTGGACCCACGCGAGTGCGGGCTCTACACCGACGCCTTCTATCAGGCCACTCCGTACCTGCACCGGTTCGACGTGGACCGGCCGATCACGTGGGTGTGGGGCTGGTCGCTGCGCGACCAGCGCCCGCTGCTGGTGCCGGAGGTCCTCGCCTACTACCACGCGGCGAGTATCGAGGAGCGGTTCGTCCAGGAGACCTCGAACGGCTGCGCCTCCGGCGGATCGATGGTGGAGGCGATCTACCACGGCCTGATGGAGGCGATCGAGCGCGACGCGTTCCTGCTGGCCTGGTACGGCGGCCGGTCCCTACCGGAGATCGACCCGGCCAGCATCGACCGACCACGGACCCGGATGATGGTCGACCGGCTGGCGATGTACGGCTACCGGGCCCGATTCTTCGACACCCGGATGACCTTCGACATCCCGGTGGTGACCGCGGTGGCCGTCCGTGCGGACGGCGGTCTCGGTACCCTCGCCTTCGGCGGTGGGGCGA
Protein-coding regions in this window:
- a CDS encoding TOMM precursor leader peptide-binding protein codes for the protein MNDGTTAADDLVRAGLARLLAERGCDADVVAVGVRDELHATPRPERGPRVLLYGQLALIGPVPPAAACSTCLARRWQAVRHRDLRDALELGGDTVAAGPWPYATPLVADFLHALIAARRTAATGPAGTGTVTPSTVFQVDLSTLRVHQVPLLPDPECPACGDMVTDAPELAAIELPATPKSEPGTFRGRDLDDYPLNVAAFANPVCGALGASLWQDVTSLSTSPAVGSFTLRCGRFLRETLYGGHTDGYRSSARIAVLEGLERAAGLRPRGKRTAVTATLRELGDDALDPRECGLYTDAFYQATPYLHRFDVDRPITWVWGWSLRDQRPLLVPEVLAYYHAASIEERFVQETSNGCASGGSMVEAIYHGLMEAIERDAFLLAWYGGRSLPEIDPASIDRPRTRMMVDRLAMYGYRARFFDTRMTFDIPVVTAVAVRADGGLGTLAFGGGASLDPQAAITAALCEIATDSVMVRVRARADETRLRQMTTDFSRVQSLHDHPLLYGLPEMARHAAFLLDHGRAPVPMAHLYERDRPAPPVTTDLRDDLERCLKQVTAQGFDVIAVDQTTPEQRELGLTTVSVVVPGLLPIDFGWLRQRAPHARRLRTAFRTAGLLDRDLRDDEIHSVPHPFP